One Polaribacter sp. KT25b DNA segment encodes these proteins:
- a CDS encoding translocation/assembly module TamB domain-containing protein, with translation MSKKTRNKKHKFLRRFLRIFLAFLFLICLLILFIRSPWGQDIVVNKAVNYVSNKTNTKISIDKLFLTFKGGLQLDGLYLEDTKGDTLVYSKSLEANLPLWSMIRGTSVGIDDLKWKGLRANIKRDDTISGYNFQFLVDAFADGETTTTVKETDKEPLNIVLGNLNLENINVVFNDEVLGINSHFKIGNLTASIDKVDLEKMTFNVDKIGLSDTNIKLIQQSVAKDTSTAASVSPVLSAKNITLKNVKTYYENSANNLIADVNISDFYTTIPEINLAENQINLSTLQLKNSDILLKTTSTNSTVAETTTNNNTAFIWPDYNIQIDEIDLDNNKIQYFVNNEKVVKNIFNPNAIALEELTLKASDIFLKDKKAGLQMSAFNFKEKSGFRLKKFTLNTEITDTELKVSELNINLNKSKITGFANANYKSISQLISSPENTRIQLGIPSFSIFLEEIFTFQPSLKQNEYISKLSKKELFGKVNINGVLADLNISKTNLNWGFATKMSLDGNIKNSTNPDKLQLNIANFKAKTKRNDLLQIIDEKEFGIHLPEDIVITSSVNGSLHNISTKTTINTTQGLAKIKGNFKNEAKIKYDVIVNIENYNVGDLLINPNFGELSVTLNSSGNGKNLQDLDAQLATNISKFQLENYVIKDLNISGNLKNSKGKITTTYKDKNLNLDLNTLVNLDTINTKATLNLNLIGADLQALGLMQRKVKSAMELSLDFTGNSEKYAVKSNIKNGVIVYNNQTYLLGSLAAKAFVDKDTTAVSINNKMIDLKLESNTDPQTFSTALQRHVSSYFFKDSIVSDTIKNPVHLILKAKISQAPLLNEVFLVNLKDLDTVNMNVDFKEKNQKLTANITAPHINFSDNKLDSLSFSMHTNKEEFNFNIGFKNITAGPLNIPKTSIEGNKKDKDLLLNFLSSYQGNKLINVNSVITKNNNQLKFTIHQDSLLLNSNQWKIPKTNAILFKDNKLTFSDFKISLGNQSIEITDKISSISKDHIALNYANFKIDEIFNYLSPDKEIATGTLNGNFILEQPFENTGIIADLNISKLKVLKTDFGKLNIDAKSLENGKYDFNVSLKEGDVDLDIKGDYLSENNDANLNLDLLINSFKMKALNTLSFGEIKETSGSFSGDFKITGQTSAPKYNGNLKFTNATFNVAKLNTKFKLQNETLNIDNKGLSMSNFTILDAENNSLVLSGAIKTKSFINPSFNLDIKAKNFRVLNATKEDNESMYGKVTFNADAKLTGDLQIPKLDTKLVVGSETDITYVLPSTYTNIEERDGVVAFVNRENPDAILTQQQEETATITGFDIKALLKIDKQAAVTVIIDEETGDNFKVSGDGDFIFLMNPNGDVSLTGAYEVASGQYQLNLYNVVNRKFVLVPGSRISWAGDPFDAKLDIQTKYTLKTSASDLMASQISGEDASVQNKYKQVLPFNVYLNIAGELLQPKISFNLDMPEDQQGAISGQVYDRVQQVNQQEDELNKQVFSLLVLSRFYPDSGSDGSSGGFATIARNNLNDAVSGQLNSFSDKLLGSSGVQLDFGLNSFTDYQGDTPTDRTQLDVAAQKKLFNDRLTVRVGSEIDIQGSSQTGEESPLIGNVSLEYRLTEDGRYSLKGFRKSEFENVIDGQTIVSGIALIFTKEFNEFQQLWDAILRSKKVEKSVNKVEKSENKK, from the coding sequence GTGTCTAAAAAAACCAGAAATAAAAAACACAAATTTTTAAGAAGATTTTTACGAATCTTCTTAGCTTTTCTATTTCTAATTTGTTTATTAATCCTTTTTATTAGAAGCCCTTGGGGACAAGATATTGTTGTAAACAAAGCCGTAAACTACGTTTCTAACAAAACCAATACTAAAATTTCTATAGACAAACTTTTTTTAACTTTTAAAGGTGGTCTGCAATTAGATGGTTTGTATTTAGAAGACACCAAAGGAGACACATTAGTGTACTCTAAATCTTTAGAAGCAAATTTGCCGCTTTGGTCTATGATAAGAGGAACTTCTGTTGGTATTGATGATTTAAAATGGAAGGGATTGCGTGCCAATATTAAAAGAGATGACACTATTTCTGGGTATAATTTTCAATTTTTAGTAGATGCTTTTGCCGATGGAGAAACAACCACTACTGTTAAAGAAACAGACAAAGAACCTTTAAATATTGTACTTGGAAATCTAAATTTAGAAAATATTAATGTTGTTTTTAATGATGAAGTTTTAGGAATTAACAGTCATTTTAAAATTGGAAATCTAACTGCTAGTATAGATAAAGTAGATTTAGAAAAAATGACTTTTAACGTAGATAAAATAGGTCTTTCTGATACAAATATCAAATTAATTCAGCAATCTGTGGCTAAAGATACTTCAACTGCAGCATCTGTTTCACCCGTTTTATCAGCAAAAAATATCACTTTAAAAAATGTAAAAACGTATTACGAGAATTCAGCAAATAACTTAATTGCCGATGTAAATATTAGTGATTTTTACACTACAATTCCTGAAATAAATTTAGCAGAAAACCAAATTAATCTTAGCACATTACAACTTAAGAACTCTGATATTCTTTTAAAAACAACTTCCACTAATTCAACTGTTGCAGAAACAACAACAAACAATAACACTGCTTTTATTTGGCCCGATTATAACATACAAATAGATGAAATTGACTTAGACAATAACAAGATTCAGTATTTTGTAAATAATGAAAAAGTGGTGAAAAACATTTTTAATCCGAATGCCATTGCATTAGAAGAGCTAACATTAAAAGCTTCGGATATTTTCTTGAAGGATAAAAAAGCAGGTTTGCAAATGTCTGCATTTAATTTTAAAGAAAAATCAGGCTTTCGGTTAAAAAAATTTACATTAAATACAGAAATAACAGACACTGAATTAAAAGTTTCTGAACTAAATATCAACTTAAATAAAAGTAAGATTACTGGTTTTGCAAACGCTAATTACAAGTCTATTTCACAATTAATTTCATCACCAGAAAATACAAGAATTCAATTAGGAATTCCGTCTTTCTCCATTTTTTTAGAAGAAATTTTTACGTTTCAACCTAGTTTAAAACAAAATGAATACATTTCTAAATTAAGTAAAAAAGAGCTTTTTGGAAAAGTAAATATTAATGGAGTTTTAGCAGATTTAAATATTTCTAAAACAAACCTAAATTGGGGATTTGCTACCAAAATGTCTTTAGATGGCAACATTAAAAACAGTACAAACCCAGATAAATTACAATTAAACATTGCAAATTTTAAAGCAAAGACAAAACGAAATGACCTTTTACAAATTATAGACGAAAAAGAATTTGGCATTCATTTACCCGAAGATATTGTAATTACCAGCAGTGTAAATGGTTCTTTACATAACATCTCTACAAAGACAACAATAAACACAACACAAGGTCTTGCAAAGATTAAAGGAAACTTTAAAAACGAAGCTAAAATAAAGTACGATGTAATTGTAAATATTGAAAACTACAATGTTGGAGATTTATTGATAAATCCTAATTTTGGAGAATTAAGCGTTACTTTAAATTCCTCTGGAAACGGTAAAAACTTACAAGATTTAGATGCTCAATTAGCAACGAACATTTCTAAATTTCAATTAGAAAACTATGTAATTAAAGATTTAAACATCTCTGGAAACTTAAAAAACAGCAAAGGTAAAATTACAACTACATATAAAGACAAAAATCTAAATTTAGACTTAAATACACTGGTAAATTTAGACACTATAAATACAAAAGCAACTTTAAATTTAAACCTTATTGGCGCAGATTTACAAGCGCTTGGTTTAATGCAACGTAAGGTAAAATCGGCTATGGAACTTTCATTAGATTTTACTGGAAACTCAGAAAAATACGCCGTAAAAAGTAATATTAAAAATGGTGTAATTGTCTATAATAATCAAACCTATTTATTAGGTTCTTTAGCTGCTAAGGCGTTTGTAGATAAAGACACCACAGCAGTTTCTATCAATAATAAAATGATAGATTTAAAACTAGAATCAAACACAGATCCGCAAACATTTAGCACTGCATTACAGCGTCATGTTTCTAGTTATTTTTTTAAAGACAGTATTGTTTCCGACACAATTAAAAATCCGGTTCATTTAATTTTAAAAGCAAAAATTTCTCAAGCTCCTCTTTTAAATGAAGTGTTTTTAGTTAATTTAAAAGATTTAGATACCGTAAATATGAATGTTGATTTTAAAGAAAAAAATCAAAAATTAACCGCTAATATTACTGCGCCACACATCAACTTTAGCGATAATAAATTAGACAGTTTGTCTTTTTCTATGCACACAAATAAAGAGGAATTCAATTTTAATATCGGTTTTAAAAACATAACTGCTGGTCCTTTAAATATACCCAAAACAAGCATCGAAGGAAATAAAAAAGATAAAGATTTATTGCTTAATTTTTTAAGTTCTTACCAAGGAAACAAATTGATAAATGTAAATTCAGTTATCACCAAAAACAACAATCAATTAAAATTTACAATTCATCAAGATAGTTTATTGTTAAATAGTAATCAATGGAAAATCCCTAAAACCAATGCCATTCTTTTTAAAGATAATAAACTAACATTTTCTGATTTTAAAATAAGTCTTGGAAATCAATCTATAGAAATTACCGATAAAATTTCGAGTATTTCTAAAGATCATATTGCTCTAAATTATGCAAACTTTAAAATTGATGAAATTTTTAATTATTTAAGTCCAGACAAAGAAATTGCAACAGGAACTTTAAATGGAAATTTTATTTTAGAACAACCTTTTGAAAACACAGGTATTATTGCCGACTTAAATATTAGTAAATTAAAAGTTTTAAAAACAGACTTTGGTAAATTAAATATAGATGCCAAATCTTTAGAAAATGGAAAGTATGATTTTAATGTTTCATTAAAAGAAGGCGATGTAGATTTAGATATTAAAGGAGATTATTTATCAGAAAACAACGATGCTAATTTAAATTTAGATTTGTTAATTAATTCTTTTAAAATGAAAGCTCTAAACACGCTTTCTTTTGGAGAAATTAAAGAAACTTCGGGTAGTTTTTCTGGTGATTTTAAAATAACAGGTCAAACATCAGCACCAAAATATAACGGAAATCTAAAATTTACAAACGCTACTTTTAATGTTGCCAAACTAAACACAAAATTTAAGTTACAAAACGAAACTTTAAATATCGATAACAAAGGTTTAAGCATGTCTAACTTTACAATTTTAGATGCAGAAAATAATTCTTTGGTATTATCTGGTGCTATAAAAACCAAGAGTTTTATAAATCCTTCCTTTAATTTAGATATAAAAGCCAAAAACTTTCGGGTTTTAAACGCAACCAAAGAAGACAACGAGTCTATGTATGGTAAAGTTACTTTTAATGCGGATGCAAAGCTAACCGGAGATTTACAAATTCCTAAATTAGACACAAAATTAGTGGTTGGTTCAGAAACAGACATTACCTATGTTTTACCTTCTACCTACACAAATATTGAAGAAAGAGACGGCGTTGTTGCTTTTGTAAATAGAGAAAATCCGGATGCAATTTTAACACAACAACAAGAAGAAACGGCAACAATTACTGGCTTTGATATAAAAGCACTTTTAAAAATTGATAAACAAGCTGCCGTAACTGTTATTATTGATGAAGAAACTGGTGATAATTTTAAGGTTTCTGGTGATGGAGATTTTATTTTTCTAATGAATCCGAATGGAGATGTATCTTTAACAGGGGCTTATGAAGTTGCTTCTGGCCAATATCAACTAAACTTATACAATGTTGTAAACAGAAAATTTGTTCTAGTTCCTGGAAGTAGAATTTCTTGGGCAGGAGATCCTTTTGATGCAAAGTTAGACATCCAAACAAAGTATACTTTAAAAACATCTGCTTCAGATTTAATGGCGTCGCAAATTTCTGGCGAAGATGCATCGGTACAAAATAAATACAAACAAGTATTGCCTTTTAACGTGTATTTAAATATTGCTGGCGAATTGTTACAACCAAAAATATCTTTTAATTTAGACATGCCAGAAGATCAGCAAGGTGCTATTAGCGGTCAAGTTTACGATCGTGTGCAACAAGTTAATCAACAAGAAGACGAGTTAAATAAACAAGTATTTTCTTTATTAGTTTTAAGTCGATTTTATCCAGATTCTGGGAGCGACGGTAGTTCTGGTGGTTTTGCAACCATTGCAAGAAATAATTTAAATGATGCAGTTTCTGGTCAATTAAACTCTTTTTCCGATAAACTTTTAGGCAGCTCTGGTGTACAGTTAGATTTCGGTTTAAATAGTTTTACAGATTACCAAGGAGACACACCAACCGATAGAACGCAATTAGATGTTGCTGCCCAAAAAAAATTATTTAACGATCGTTTAACCGTAAGAGTTGGTAGCGAAATAGACATACAAGGAAGTAGCCAAACCGGAGAGGAATCGCCATTAATTGGAAATGTAAGTTTAGAATATAGACTTACAGAAGATGGAAGATACAGCTTAAAAGGTTTTAGAAAAAGTGAGTTTGAAAACGTAATTGACGGGCAAACTATTGTAAGCGGAATTGCATTAATCTTTACCAAAGAATTCAATGAGTTTCAGCAACTCTGGGATGCTATTTTACGTTCTAAAAAAGTAGAAAAATCTGTGAATAAAGTAGAAAAATCTGAAAATAAAAAGTAA
- a CDS encoding bifunctional alpha/beta hydrolase/OsmC family protein — translation MNTVKLEIGNKKGLKLQAYLELPANEKPNQFAIFAHCFSCNSNFNAVKNISRSLSNHGFGVLRFDFTGLGRSEGEFAESHFSANVEDLLAVNAFLEKNYKAPSLLVGHSLGGAAVIVAASKLKNIKAVATVGAPATVGHVTHLFSHGIEKIPEKGDVEVKIGGRPFKINQDFVNDFGKTDLPKIIKDLRKPILVMHAPFDNVVGIENAHEIYHNAMHPKSFVSLDDADHLLSKPKDSIYVGNMIGTWVERYFEPEENNMISTEGEQLVGHLNLLEDNFTTSIQTKKHSFIADEPVSVGGDDFGPSPYDFLSAGLAACTVMTLKMYAAQKKWDLQEVFVYITYSKKHSDDLDIAVNKPTRFDHLKKKLKFIGNLDEKQTQRLKEIAAKCPVHKTLQSDIIIETELV, via the coding sequence ATGAATACAGTTAAATTAGAAATCGGAAACAAAAAAGGCTTAAAATTACAAGCGTATTTAGAATTACCTGCAAATGAAAAACCAAATCAATTTGCCATTTTTGCACATTGTTTTTCTTGCAACAGTAATTTTAACGCGGTAAAAAACATCAGTCGTTCTTTGTCTAATCATGGTTTTGGCGTTTTACGTTTCGATTTTACAGGATTAGGAAGAAGCGAAGGCGAGTTTGCTGAAAGTCATTTTTCTGCCAATGTAGAAGATTTGTTAGCGGTAAATGCTTTTTTAGAAAAAAACTACAAAGCTCCATCGTTATTAGTTGGTCATTCGTTAGGAGGTGCAGCTGTTATTGTGGCGGCTTCAAAATTAAAAAACATAAAAGCTGTTGCTACTGTTGGCGCACCTGCCACTGTTGGGCACGTAACTCATTTATTCTCTCACGGAATAGAAAAAATTCCAGAAAAAGGAGATGTAGAAGTAAAAATTGGAGGTCGTCCTTTTAAAATAAATCAAGATTTTGTAAACGATTTTGGCAAAACCGATTTACCAAAAATTATTAAAGACTTGCGCAAACCCATCTTGGTAATGCACGCTCCTTTTGATAACGTTGTGGGTATAGAAAATGCGCATGAGATTTATCATAATGCCATGCACCCAAAGAGTTTTGTTAGTTTAGATGATGCAGATCATTTATTATCAAAACCAAAAGACAGCATCTATGTTGGTAATATGATAGGCACTTGGGTGGAACGCTATTTTGAGCCTGAAGAGAACAACATGATTTCTACCGAAGGTGAGCAATTAGTAGGTCATTTAAACTTATTAGAAGACAATTTTACAACTTCAATTCAGACTAAAAAACACTCATTTATAGCAGATGAACCCGTAAGTGTTGGTGGTGATGATTTTGGTCCTTCTCCGTATGATTTTTTAAGCGCAGGTTTAGCTGCTTGTACTGTAATGACCTTAAAAATGTATGCAGCCCAAAAAAAATGGGACTTACAGGAAGTCTTTGTATACATTACGTATTCTAAAAAACATAGTGACGACTTAGATATTGCTGTAAATAAACCAACTCGTTTTGATCATTTAAAGAAAAAACTAAAGTTTATTGGAAATCTAGATGAAAAACAAACACAACGTTTAAAAGAAATTGCGGCAAAATGCCCTGTTCACAAAACTTTACAAAGCGATATTATTATAGAAACTGAATTAGTATAA
- a CDS encoding aldo/keto reductase: MQLGLGTAALGRPQYINVRTESCDNSNLAEFRKQSFAVLEEAYNLGIRYFDTAPGYGLAEELVLEWLQTKNNTSIKIGTKWGYTYTANFNANATVHEVKEHSLAKLKEQWKFSKQLLPYLKVYQIHSATLETGVLENKEVLEYLAYLKTEHHLKIGLTTTGTNQVEVIKKGLNVLVDGEPLFNVFQVTYNFLDQSLLEILDELNLQNKSIVIKEALANGRIFSNKKYPHYAKMYATLKELAKQHNVGVDAISLKYCEQTVSNATVLSGASSISQLKENLKLNSFMLSSEEIETLNSFKISPDAYWAERKQLAWN, from the coding sequence ATGCAATTAGGATTAGGAACCGCTGCTTTAGGCAGACCTCAATACATTAATGTACGAACAGAAAGTTGTGACAACTCCAACTTAGCTGAATTTAGAAAGCAAAGTTTTGCCGTTTTAGAAGAAGCTTATAATTTAGGAATCCGTTATTTTGATACGGCTCCAGGTTATGGTTTGGCAGAAGAATTAGTCTTAGAATGGTTGCAAACCAAAAATAATACTTCTATAAAAATTGGTACAAAATGGGGGTATACGTACACTGCAAATTTTAATGCAAACGCAACAGTGCACGAAGTAAAAGAACACAGTTTAGCAAAATTAAAAGAGCAATGGAAATTTTCTAAACAACTACTACCCTATTTAAAAGTGTATCAAATTCATTCTGCGACCTTAGAAACCGGAGTTTTAGAAAATAAAGAAGTCTTAGAATATTTAGCTTACTTAAAAACAGAACACCACCTAAAAATAGGATTAACGACAACAGGAACAAATCAGGTTGAAGTGATTAAAAAAGGGTTAAATGTTTTGGTTGATGGAGAACCACTTTTTAATGTATTTCAAGTAACCTATAATTTTTTAGACCAAAGTTTATTAGAAATTTTAGATGAGTTAAACCTACAAAATAAATCGATTGTAATTAAAGAAGCGTTGGCTAATGGAAGGATTTTTAGTAATAAAAAATATCCTCATTATGCCAAAATGTATGCAACATTAAAAGAGTTAGCCAAACAACACAATGTTGGTGTAGACGCCATTTCTTTAAAATATTGCGAGCAAACCGTTTCTAATGCAACCGTTTTAAGCGGTGCAAGCAGCATATCACAATTAAAAGAGAATTTAAAACTGAATTCTTTTATGCTTTCTTCTGAAGAAATTGAAACTTTAAATTCGTTTAAAATTTCGCCTGATGCTTATTGGGCAGAAAGAAAGCAATTGGCATGGAATTAA
- a CDS encoding YdiU family protein, with protein MKLNIKNTFTTALPSDSNLENSRRQVENAAFSYVKPKKTSKPEVIHVSPEMADALHISDNALKSDFFRNIVTGNEIYPNTTPYAMCYGGHQFGNWAGQLGDGRAINLFEIEHQNKNWKVQLKGAGETPYSRTADGLAVLRSSIREYLCAEAMFHLNVPTTRSLSLSLSGDNVLRDVLYDGNPAYEKGAIVSRISPSFLRFGNFEILAARKDIKNLKKLVNYTIKHHFAHLGKPCKESYINFFKEVSERTLKMIIDWQRVGFVHGVMNTDNMSILGLTIDYGPYGWLEGFDFGWTPNTTDRQHKRYRYGNQPNIGLWNLYQLANTLYPIIEEVEPLNTILEQYKVDFEKQSLQMMKSKLGLVVSDEEDVKVIQELEDNLQLVETDMTIFFRNLSNFTDEKSGLELIKEAFYDAENVSDEVKNKWTTWFKKYTNRLALERNSSEERKTQMDLVNPKYVLRNYMSQLAIDEADKGNYALIDELFQLLKKPYAEQPENEKWFAKRPEWARNKVGCSMLSCSS; from the coding sequence ATGAAATTAAACATAAAAAATACGTTTACTACAGCATTGCCTTCTGATTCTAATTTAGAAAATTCGAGAAGGCAAGTAGAAAATGCCGCTTTCTCATATGTAAAACCAAAGAAAACATCAAAACCAGAAGTAATACATGTTTCGCCAGAAATGGCAGATGCTTTACATATTTCTGACAACGCATTAAAATCAGATTTTTTTAGAAACATTGTTACTGGTAATGAAATTTACCCAAATACAACACCGTATGCAATGTGTTATGGCGGACATCAATTTGGAAATTGGGCAGGACAATTAGGAGACGGAAGAGCTATTAATTTGTTTGAAATAGAGCATCAAAATAAAAACTGGAAAGTACAATTAAAAGGCGCCGGCGAAACTCCGTATTCTAGAACTGCAGATGGTTTGGCGGTTTTGCGTTCTTCTATAAGAGAATATTTATGTGCAGAAGCCATGTTCCATTTAAACGTACCCACTACAAGATCTTTGTCTTTAAGTTTATCTGGTGATAACGTTTTACGTGATGTTTTGTACGATGGAAATCCGGCGTATGAAAAAGGAGCCATTGTTTCTAGAATTTCTCCTAGTTTTTTACGTTTTGGTAATTTCGAAATTTTAGCTGCCAGAAAAGATATAAAAAACTTAAAGAAACTCGTAAATTATACCATTAAACATCATTTTGCTCATTTAGGAAAACCATGCAAAGAAAGTTATATCAATTTTTTTAAAGAAGTTTCAGAACGAACTTTAAAAATGATTATCGATTGGCAACGCGTGGGTTTTGTACACGGAGTGATGAATACAGATAATATGTCTATTTTGGGTTTAACCATAGATTACGGACCTTATGGCTGGTTAGAAGGGTTCGATTTTGGCTGGACTCCCAACACAACCGATAGGCAACACAAACGCTACCGTTACGGAAATCAACCAAATATTGGTTTGTGGAATTTGTATCAATTGGCAAATACTCTGTATCCAATTATTGAAGAAGTAGAACCACTAAATACCATTTTAGAGCAATATAAAGTCGATTTTGAAAAGCAATCTTTACAAATGATGAAATCTAAATTAGGATTGGTTGTTTCAGATGAAGAAGATGTAAAAGTGATACAAGAATTAGAAGACAATTTGCAATTGGTAGAAACCGACATGACCATTTTCTTTAGAAATTTAAGTAATTTTACAGATGAAAAATCGGGCTTAGAATTGATAAAAGAAGCTTTTTACGATGCTGAAAACGTTTCTGATGAAGTTAAAAACAAATGGACAACTTGGTTTAAAAAATATACGAATAGACTTGCCTTAGAACGCAATTCATCCGAAGAAAGAAAAACACAAATGGATTTAGTAAATCCTAAATATGTGTTGCGTAATTATATGTCTCAATTGGCAATTGATGAAGCAGATAAAGGTAATTACGCTTTAATTGATGAATTATTTCAGCTCTTAAAAAAACCATACGCAGAACAACCAGAAAACGAAAAATGGTTTGCAAAAAGACCAGAATGGGCAAGAAACAAAGTGGGTTGCTCTATGTTGTCTTGTAGTTCATAA
- the msrA gene encoding peptide-methionine (S)-S-oxide reductase MsrA — translation MNKNLQIATLGGGCFWCTEAVFLEVKGVEKVVSGYSGGNAPGKPTYREICSGLTGHAEVIQVTFNADIISYQDILVIFMTTHDPTTLNRQGADKGTQYRSVIYYQDEIQQKIAEEVVKQIQPYYDAKIVTEISALNIFYEAEEEHQNYYRQNSQQGYCSFVIAPKLTKLRKLHADKLA, via the coding sequence ATGAATAAAAATTTACAAATCGCCACTTTAGGAGGTGGATGTTTTTGGTGTACAGAAGCTGTATTTTTAGAAGTAAAAGGCGTAGAAAAAGTAGTTTCTGGTTATTCTGGCGGTAACGCTCCTGGCAAACCAACGTATAGAGAAATTTGCTCTGGTTTAACAGGACACGCAGAAGTAATTCAGGTAACTTTTAATGCAGATATCATTTCTTATCAAGATATTTTAGTCATTTTTATGACTACGCACGACCCTACAACTTTAAATAGACAAGGAGCAGATAAAGGAACGCAATACAGATCTGTAATTTATTATCAAGATGAAATTCAACAGAAAATTGCCGAGGAAGTTGTAAAACAAATACAACCTTATTATGATGCTAAAATTGTTACAGAAATTAGTGCGTTAAACATTTTTTACGAAGCCGAAGAGGAACATCAAAATTACTATAGACAAAATTCGCAACAAGGTTATTGTAGTTTTGTAATTGCCCCAAAATTGACTAAATTGAGAAAATTACACGCAGATAAATTAGCATGA
- the msrB gene encoding peptide-methionine (R)-S-oxide reductase MsrB, which yields MLTWKEIINFSVKGNPTPDKRVEKSEKEWRAQLTAEQFRITRHKGTERPHTGDLCSIYDEGQYNCVCCNTPLFDSTIKFDSSSGWPSFTQPIKENAIKYHKDISFGMIRVEVMCNTCDAHLGHVFPDGPEPSGLRYCINSESMILDKK from the coding sequence ATGCTTACTTGGAAAGAAATTATCAATTTTAGTGTAAAAGGAAACCCAACTCCAGATAAAAGAGTTGAAAAATCTGAAAAAGAATGGAGAGCACAGTTAACAGCAGAACAATTTAGAATTACCAGACATAAAGGTACAGAAAGACCACATACAGGAGATTTATGTAGTATTTATGATGAAGGCCAGTACAATTGTGTTTGTTGCAACACTCCTTTATTCGATTCTACTATAAAGTTTGATTCTAGTTCTGGTTGGCCAAGCTTTACGCAACCAATTAAAGAAAACGCCATTAAATATCATAAAGATATTTCTTTTGGAATGATTCGAGTTGAAGTAATGTGCAATACTTGCGACGCACATTTAGGGCATGTTTTTCCTGATGGTCCAGAGCCAAGCGGATTGCGTTATTGTATTAATTCTGAATCGATGATTTTAGATAAAAAATAA